CTGCGCGGTGCGGAAGTGGTACTTCACCCAGAAGCGCTCTCCTGCCGCGTTGATCCACTGGAAGGTGTGCGAGCCGAAGCCGTCCATGTGGCGCCACGAACTCGGAACGCCCCGGTCGCCCATGAGCCACGTCACCTGGTGGGCACTCTCGGGCTTGAGGGTCCAGAAGTCCCACTGCATGTTGTGGTCGCGCAGCCCCGAGCCGGGCAGGCGCTTCTGCGAGCGGATGAAGTCGGGGAACGAGATGCCGTCGCGAATGAAGAAGACGGGGGTGTTGTTGCCGACGAGGTCGTAGTTTCCTTGCGAGGTGTAGAACTTGATCGCGAACCCGCGGGGGTCGCGCCACGTGTCAGGGCTGCCCTGCTCGCCGGCGACCGAGCTGAAGCGCACGAGCGTCTCGGTGGTCACGCCGGGCTGGAACAGCGCCGCCTTCGTGTACTGCGAGACGTCGTGCGTGGTCTCGAAGACGCCGAACGCGCCTCCGCCCTTCGCGTGCACGACGCGCTCGGGCACCCGCTCGCGGTTGAACTGGGCGAGCTTCTCGACCAGGTAGTGGTCGGTCAGGGCGATGGCTCCGTCGCGACCGGCGCTGCGCGACTGCTGGTCGCTCGGGGCCGGAGCGCCACTCGTGGTGGTCGTGTGATTCGCGGTCATGCGGATGCTCTCCTTCAGGTGATCGGTGACGTTCGGCATTCGGGGCACAGGCCCCAGAACGTGACCTCGGCCGTCTGGATCGCGTAGCCACCCGTCTCGGACGGCGTCAGGCACGGCGCATGCCCCACAACGCAGTCGATGTCGGTGACTGCCCCGCACCGCGTGCACACGGCGTGGTGGTGGTTGTCACCGATGCGCGTCTCGTAGCGCGCGGGGCTGCGGGCCGGCTCGATGCGCCGAACGAGCCCCGCCTCGGTGAGGTCGGTCAGCACGTTGTGCACGGCCTGCAACGTGAGGTGCCCGCCCGCGGCCGTCACCAGGCGGTGCACGGTGTCGGCATCGGAGTGGGGCGCCTCGGCGAGCCGGTCGAGCACGTGAATGCGCCCGGCGGTGACGCGCAGTCCGGCCGCGCGGAGGCGGCCTTCGGCGGTCGAGGTCATGCTGATCACCCTACCCTCTTTATTTGATTAACTCAAAAAAGTGAGCGGTTCGCGTGAGGGGATGCGCGCATCCCGTCGCGATGGACGATCAGTCGGCGACGACCACCCGCGCTCCCCTGCTGATCGGGTCGAGGTCGCCCGTCTCGCCCGCGAGCGCGGCGCGGCGGCCGAGGCCCCACTGCACCCACAGGAACCACACGAGCGCCACCGTGCCAATGCCGATGCGGATCACGTCGGGCCACTCCTGCCGTGTGACGACGCCCTCGATGACGCCGCTCACGAGCAGCGCGACAACGAGACCGCCGACCGTCGCGAACAGCGCGCGGCCGTCCTCGGCGAGCGCCTGGATGCGCGTGCGGGCCCCCGGCGCCACCCACGCCCAGAAGATGCGCAGCCCCGCGGCGCACGCGACGAACACGGCGTACAGCTCGAGCTGGCCGTGCGGCAGGATCGAGAGGAAGAACACGTCGAGGCGGTCGAACTCGGCCATGATGCCGGCCGAGATGCCGACGCCCTGTGCATTCTGGAACAGCA
The sequence above is a segment of the Microcella alkaliphila genome. Coding sequences within it:
- a CDS encoding Fur family transcriptional regulator; its protein translation is MTSTAEGRLRAAGLRVTAGRIHVLDRLAEAPHSDADTVHRLVTAAGGHLTLQAVHNVLTDLTEAGLVRRIEPARSPARYETRIGDNHHHAVCTRCGAVTDIDCVVGHAPCLTPSETGGYAIQTAEVTFWGLCPECRTSPIT